One segment of Clostridium botulinum DNA contains the following:
- the minC gene encoding septum site-determining protein MinC encodes MHKDGVLIKGNREGINATIDMEKFSSFEDMLNMLIKKLSKGKHFYKGTTLILNINLSLIKKNDIKKLKESLLNEIELNEIIFEQLELEEESNKQTKIFNGVYEGKTKFIRRTVRSGQCLNYPGNIVIIGDVNSGAEVHAGGNIIVLGSLKGSVNAGNTGNKKSIIAAFLLEPEILKIADVITISPDGLEKPKYPEIAKVKDGTIIVEPYLANKYI; translated from the coding sequence ATGCATAAGGATGGTGTTTTAATAAAGGGAAATAGAGAGGGGATAAATGCAACAATTGATATGGAGAAATTCTCTAGCTTTGAAGACATGTTAAACATGTTAATAAAGAAGTTATCAAAAGGTAAGCATTTTTACAAAGGTACAACCTTAATTCTTAATATTAATTTAAGTTTAATAAAAAAAAATGATATAAAAAAACTTAAAGAATCCCTTTTAAATGAAATAGAATTAAATGAAATTATTTTTGAACAATTAGAATTAGAAGAAGAAAGCAATAAACAAACGAAAATATTTAATGGGGTATATGAAGGGAAAACTAAATTTATAAGGCGTACTGTAAGAAGTGGTCAATGCTTGAATTACCCAGGTAATATTGTAATTATAGGAGATGTTAATAGCGGAGCAGAAGTTCATGCAGGTGGCAATATAATCGTTTTGGGATCACTAAAAGGAAGTGTAAATGCAGGGAATACAGGAAATAAAAAATCCATCATTGCTGCTTTTTTATTAGAACCAGAAATTCTAAAAATAGCAGATGTAATAACTATTTCACCAGATGGATTAGAGAAGCCAAAATATCCAGAAATTGCAAAAGTGAAAGATGGAACAATTATAGTTGAACCATATTTAGCAAATAAATATATATAA
- a CDS encoding site-2 protease family protein yields the protein MKKWYSIFIIEILIIFAILDFKSTIFISFFWIIAHECVHIFVAKKFECKFYNIRLNLSGTHAELGDIDELSEKKKLILYLSGPAFNIFMVVVLLFIQQYIDSNFIKSSIDINLSLGIFNLLPAYPLDGSRVYEILLSKKFLYKEAKKITGIFSFIISIIFFILFIIMIFLHKINISLFLAAILMTYATIVEKEKTMYIIMGDMIKKSRKLEKYDYIENKSISVHYKKGLVNILTLVDKNKFNTFYVIDDDMKLLRIIHEDELLSALKKHGNITLEEYVKKSSENLYENNKM from the coding sequence ATGAAAAAATGGTATAGTATTTTTATTATAGAGATTTTAATAATATTTGCTATCTTAGATTTTAAAAGCACAATATTTATAAGTTTTTTTTGGATTATAGCACATGAATGTGTTCATATATTTGTTGCTAAAAAGTTTGAGTGTAAGTTTTATAACATACGGTTAAATTTATCAGGAACACATGCAGAACTAGGTGATATTGATGAATTATCAGAAAAGAAAAAGCTTATTTTATATTTATCTGGTCCTGCATTCAATATTTTTATGGTAGTAGTGCTATTGTTTATTCAGCAATATATAGACTCTAATTTTATAAAAAGCAGTATAGATATTAATTTGAGTCTTGGAATATTTAATCTTTTGCCAGCATATCCTTTGGATGGATCAAGAGTGTATGAAATATTACTATCAAAAAAATTTTTATATAAAGAGGCTAAAAAAATAACAGGAATTTTTAGTTTTATCATTTCTATTATATTTTTTATATTATTTATTATAATGATATTTTTACATAAAATAAATATAAGTCTATTTTTAGCTGCTATACTTATGACATATGCCACTATTGTAGAGAAAGAGAAGACAATGTATATAATTATGGGTGATATGATTAAAAAATCCAGAAAGCTAGAAAAATATGATTATATAGAAAATAAGAGCATCTCTGTACATTATAAGAAGGGCCTAGTCAATATACTAACATTAGTAGATAAAAATAAATTTAATACATTTTATGTTATTGATGATGATATGAAATTACTAAGAATAATTCATGAAGACGAACTACTAAGTGCTTTAAAGAAACATGGCAATATAACTTTAGAAGAGTATGTAAAAAAGAGTAGTGAAAATTTATATGAAAATAATAAAATGTAA
- a CDS encoding M23 family metallopeptidase — protein sequence MSNYRSQYERYYKNILNQKRGINPVKSINHYNNRQMYTNDYRNAKKRPKIINKIIFQCVTSIILFAIVFSFKIMPIQKTKEVYMLSKQYLTQDFSKDINYSYIISVINKVKSTDIKGKAVECMNLLKEKTNKVEKTSIESKIKDNYCLPVLASYMKLQGDIKGVLLEGKEGEQVICSMDGTVVKFTNNDEGQNILINHGDGIQTYYGMVKNSNIKEGDEIKKGEYLGDCNKISNTEKTGVIFKFIYMGKEQDPTEYLDFSNLKNV from the coding sequence ATGAGTAACTATAGAAGTCAATATGAAAGATACTATAAGAATATATTGAATCAAAAAAGAGGTATTAATCCAGTAAAATCAATAAATCATTATAATAATAGACAAATGTACACTAATGATTATAGAAATGCAAAAAAGAGACCTAAAATAATTAATAAAATAATATTTCAATGCGTAACTTCCATAATTTTATTTGCAATAGTATTTTCTTTTAAAATTATGCCAATACAAAAAACTAAAGAAGTATATATGTTATCAAAACAATATTTAACTCAAGATTTTAGTAAAGATATTAATTATTCTTATATCATTAGTGTTATTAATAAAGTAAAGAGCACTGATATAAAAGGCAAAGCTGTAGAGTGTATGAATTTACTTAAAGAAAAAACAAATAAAGTTGAAAAGACAAGTATTGAATCAAAAATAAAGGATAATTATTGTTTACCAGTGTTAGCCTCGTACATGAAATTGCAAGGAGATATTAAAGGTGTTTTGCTTGAAGGGAAAGAAGGAGAACAAGTTATTTGTAGTATGGATGGAACTGTAGTTAAATTTACAAATAATGATGAGGGTCAAAATATATTAATAAATCATGGAGATGGAATTCAAACATATTATGGAATGGTAAAAAATTCTAATATTAAAGAGGGCGATGAAATAAAAAAAGGAGAGTATTTAGGAGATTGCAATAAAATATCTAATACCGAAAAAACAGGAGTAATATTTAAATTTATTTATATGGGTAAGGAACAGGATCCAACAGAATATTTAGATTTTTCTAATTTGAAAAATGTATAA
- the minE gene encoding cell division topological specificity factor MinE — protein sequence MGFFKGLSSRPTPKQVAKDRLKLILIHDRGEIPTDTLEKIRKEILGVISKYIEIQVDDVEISVNKSEDMEGENTSALIASIPIKSIRR from the coding sequence ATGGGATTTTTTAAGGGGTTGAGCAGTAGACCAACACCTAAGCAGGTTGCAAAGGATAGATTGAAGCTTATACTTATACACGATAGAGGTGAAATTCCTACAGATACTTTAGAAAAAATAAGAAAAGAAATACTTGGTGTAATATCTAAATATATAGAAATTCAAGTAGATGATGTTGAAATATCTGTAAACAAGAGTGAAGATATGGAAGGTGAAAATACTTCTGCATTAATTGCAAGTATTCCTATTAAAAGTATAAGAAGATAA
- the minD gene encoding septum site-determining protein MinD gives MGESIVVTSGKGGVGKTTTTANIGTALAALGKRVVVIDGDTGLRNLDVLLGLENRIVYTLVDVLEGRCRLKQALIKDKRFQNMCLLPTAQTKDKDDISPQEMLRIVNELKEDFDYVIIDSPAGIEQGFENAVIGADSAIIVVNPEITSVRDADRVIGKLDAKGLEDHKLIINRLNYEMTKNGDMLDISDIIETLSVELLGVVPDDKNITVSTNKGEPIVLENESYSGQAFRNIAKRITGEKVDIMNLQQESTGFFTSLKRLFKRK, from the coding sequence ATGGGAGAATCTATTGTAGTAACTTCAGGTAAGGGCGGAGTTGGAAAGACAACGACAACAGCCAATATAGGTACTGCATTAGCTGCACTTGGTAAAAGAGTTGTAGTTATTGATGGTGATACAGGACTTAGAAATTTAGATGTATTATTAGGACTAGAAAATAGAATAGTATATACATTAGTTGATGTATTAGAGGGAAGATGTAGGTTAAAGCAAGCACTTATAAAAGATAAAAGATTTCAAAATATGTGTTTACTTCCAACTGCCCAAACTAAAGATAAAGATGATATAAGTCCACAAGAAATGCTTAGAATAGTAAACGAATTAAAGGAAGATTTTGATTATGTTATTATAGACTCACCAGCAGGTATAGAACAAGGATTTGAAAATGCTGTTATTGGCGCAGATAGTGCTATAATTGTTGTAAATCCAGAAATAACATCAGTTAGGGATGCAGATAGAGTTATTGGAAAGTTAGATGCTAAGGGTCTAGAAGATCATAAATTAATTATAAATAGACTTAATTATGAAATGACTAAAAATGGAGATATGCTTGATATAAGTGATATTATAGAAACTTTATCAGTTGAACTTTTAGGAGTTGTTCCTGATGATAAAAATATAACTGTTTCTACTAATAAAGGAGAACCTATAGTATTAGAAAATGAATCATATTCAGGACAAGCTTTTAGAAACATTGCTAAAAGGATTACAGGAGAAAAAGTTGATATAATGAATTTACAACAAGAATCAACTGGTTTCTTTACATCATTAAAAAGATTATTTAAACGTAAGTAA
- the rplU gene encoding 50S ribosomal protein L21 → MYAVLATGGKQYRVQEGDVIYVEKLDAEVDSTVELTEVLAVANGEGIKVGAPVVEGAKVTAKVLAQGKQKKVIVFKYKAKKDYRRKNGHRQPYTKLVIEKIEA, encoded by the coding sequence ATGTACGCAGTATTAGCAACAGGAGGAAAACAATACAGAGTTCAAGAAGGAGACGTAATATACGTTGAAAAGCTTGACGCTGAAGTGGATTCAACAGTTGAATTAACAGAAGTTTTAGCAGTAGCTAACGGAGAAGGTATCAAAGTTGGTGCGCCAGTAGTTGAAGGTGCTAAAGTTACAGCTAAGGTTTTAGCTCAAGGAAAGCAAAAGAAGGTTATAGTTTTCAAATATAAGGCTAAAAAAGACTATAGAAGAAAAAATGGTCATAGACAACCTTATACTAAGTTAGTAATCGAAAAGATAGAAGCTTAA
- the mgsA gene encoding methylglyoxal synthase, with the protein MRIALIAHDKKKQDIIEFAKRNKETLEKYELLATGTTGKMISEETGLNIKRYLSGPYGGDQQIGGRIAEGTIGLVIFFRDPLTAQPHEPDVSALLRVCDVHNIPVVTNSGTADLIIRQF; encoded by the coding sequence ATGAGAATAGCACTAATAGCACATGATAAGAAAAAACAAGATATAATAGAGTTTGCAAAAAGAAACAAAGAAACGCTTGAAAAGTATGAACTGTTAGCAACTGGCACAACAGGTAAAATGATATCAGAAGAAACTGGACTTAATATCAAAAGATATTTATCAGGACCATATGGTGGAGATCAACAAATAGGAGGTCGTATAGCTGAAGGAACAATAGGTCTAGTTATATTCTTCAGAGATCCTCTTACAGCGCAACCACATGAACCTGATGTATCAGCATTGCTTAGGGTATGCGATGTACATAATATACCAGTTGTCACTAATTCAGGTACAGCAGATTTAATAATCAGACAGTTTTAA
- a CDS encoding ribosomal-processing cysteine protease Prp — MIKVRIDYKDSSIIGFVINNHAICGDRDFRNDVSLVGETFDMICNSVSILSQSVIIGLDEVLKLNSTYEISDGYLKLDLSDFNEDEIEQAQVLLQTFEKSLESVILSLDEMFGSKKRKEYITLLKEEV, encoded by the coding sequence ATGATTAAAGTAAGAATTGATTATAAAGACAGTAGTATTATTGGATTTGTAATAAACAATCATGCCATATGTGGAGATAGAGACTTTAGAAATGATGTTTCTTTAGTTGGCGAGACATTTGATATGATATGCAATTCTGTTTCAATCTTATCACAAAGTGTTATTATAGGTTTGGATGAAGTTTTAAAACTTAATTCTACTTATGAAATAAGTGATGGATATTTAAAGTTAGATCTTAGTGATTTTAACGAAGACGAGATAGAACAAGCACAGGTTTTACTACAAACTTTTGAAAAAAGCTTAGAAAGTGTAATTTTAAGTTTAGATGAAATGTTTGGAAGTAAGAAACGTAAAGAATATATAACTTTATTGAAAGAGGAGGTGTAG
- a CDS encoding TIGR03936 family radical SAM-associated protein, translated as MRYLIKYTKEANVKFISHLDLMRTIQKNIRRAELPMEYSKGFNPHMTMSIAQPLAVGVYSDGEYMDLVFAEEMNEKEIIDRLNSVSSSGIKFKEATKIPYVEGEKKVPQGMALIDAARYTAKVPYENIENLENEVNELLNKSDWKTIKKSKKGEKEVDIKPMIKEFKFWIKDDYLIINMVINSGSREHLAPELVVKYIQERTSYAKTESFVDIKREEMYFLKGEKLLPLYKALEFNK; from the coding sequence GTGCGATACTTAATTAAATATACTAAAGAAGCAAATGTAAAATTTATTTCTCATTTAGATTTAATGAGAACTATACAAAAGAATATTAGAAGAGCTGAGCTTCCTATGGAGTATTCAAAAGGATTTAATCCACATATGACTATGTCTATAGCTCAACCACTGGCTGTCGGTGTATATTCTGATGGAGAATACATGGATCTAGTATTTGCTGAAGAAATGAATGAAAAAGAAATTATAGATAGATTAAATTCAGTATCTTCAAGTGGAATAAAATTCAAAGAGGCAACTAAAATTCCTTATGTAGAGGGTGAAAAGAAAGTTCCTCAAGGGATGGCATTAATTGATGCTGCTAGATATACAGCAAAAGTTCCTTATGAAAATATAGAGAATCTTGAAAATGAAGTTAACGAACTTTTAAACAAAAGTGATTGGAAGACAATAAAGAAAAGTAAAAAAGGTGAAAAAGAAGTAGATATAAAGCCAATGATTAAAGAGTTTAAATTTTGGATAAAAGACGATTATCTAATTATAAATATGGTTATTAATTCAGGTAGTAGAGAGCATTTAGCACCTGAATTAGTAGTTAAATATATTCAAGAAAGAACTTCTTATGCTAAAACAGAATCTTTTGTAGACATAAAGAGAGAAGAGATGTATTTTTTAAAGGGCGAAAAATTATTACCATTATATAAAGCATTAGAATTCAATAAATAG
- a CDS encoding Rne/Rng family ribonuclease — protein sequence MKEIFIERKESLLRIGIRENEKLVESIVEENKNEPIIGEIYKGRVKKILPAINSIFVDLGLNKEGYLYYSEELKSNGIKKGEDILVEVVKEPINDKGAKLTTKVSIPGKYAVLNCYDKGINFSKRIVDEEKKKEISENLQELNDVGITIRTEAINTEIKTLKSEIDRMYNEFLNINKSLKYSTEVKKVYGEDLSLFRILRNTIGQNSVKIYVDNKEDFEKIKDFSKDENNVVLELYSGVRNIFDFYGLEKELLKLRHNKVNLPCGGYIVIDKTEAMYVIDVNSGKNIKGRSFDKTILETNLEAAKEIGNQVKVRNLSGIIVIDFIDMRDKSQKNIVMRALEESFSSDKGNTKIFRFTELDLVQISRRRQGKSIYEYMEEECMTCNGHGRILKLSYIQGLIKNEILRIKEDNTISSFYIEIDNVYKERIKGDLFNFLKEIDCLDKEIYLNYIENMEGFKIEPLIFQSQKVNLEKYKITQFDTI from the coding sequence TTGAAAGAGATTTTTATTGAAAGAAAAGAATCTTTATTAAGAATTGGTATAAGAGAAAATGAAAAGTTAGTAGAGAGTATAGTAGAAGAAAATAAAAATGAGCCAATAATAGGTGAAATATATAAGGGAAGAGTTAAGAAGATACTTCCTGCTATTAATTCAATCTTTGTAGATTTAGGATTAAATAAAGAAGGATATTTATATTATAGTGAAGAGTTAAAAAGTAATGGAATAAAAAAAGGTGAAGATATACTTGTTGAAGTTGTAAAAGAGCCAATAAATGATAAGGGAGCTAAGCTTACGACAAAAGTTAGCATTCCGGGTAAATATGCAGTATTAAATTGTTATGATAAAGGAATAAATTTTTCTAAGAGAATAGTTGATGAAGAAAAGAAAAAAGAAATTTCAGAAAATTTACAAGAGTTAAATGATGTAGGGATAACAATTAGAACAGAAGCAATAAATACTGAAATTAAAACTTTAAAAAGTGAAATTGATAGGATGTATAATGAATTCCTTAATATTAATAAAAGTTTAAAGTATTCTACTGAAGTTAAGAAGGTTTATGGTGAAGATTTAAGTTTATTTAGAATTTTAAGAAATACAATTGGACAGAATTCTGTGAAAATATATGTAGATAATAAAGAAGATTTTGAAAAAATTAAGGATTTTAGTAAAGATGAAAATAATGTAGTATTGGAATTGTATTCTGGAGTGAGAAACATATTTGATTTTTATGGACTTGAAAAAGAGCTTTTAAAGTTAAGACATAATAAAGTTAATCTTCCATGTGGTGGTTATATCGTTATAGACAAAACAGAAGCAATGTATGTTATTGATGTTAATAGCGGAAAAAATATAAAAGGAAGAAGTTTTGACAAGACAATTTTAGAAACTAATTTGGAAGCGGCAAAAGAAATTGGAAATCAAGTAAAAGTAAGAAATTTAAGTGGAATAATTGTTATAGATTTTATAGATATGAGAGATAAATCTCAGAAGAACATAGTTATGAGAGCATTAGAAGAAAGTTTTTCATCAGATAAAGGCAATACTAAGATATTTAGATTTACGGAATTAGATTTGGTTCAAATATCAAGAAGAAGACAAGGAAAAAGCATTTATGAATATATGGAAGAAGAATGCATGACTTGTAATGGCCATGGAAGAATTTTAAAATTGTCTTATATTCAAGGCCTTATAAAAAATGAAATTTTAAGAATAAAAGAAGATAATACAATAAGTTCTTTTTATATTGAAATTGACAATGTTTATAAAGAAAGAATAAAAGGGGATTTATTTAATTTTCTAAAAGAAATAGATTGTCTTGATAAAGAGATATATTTAAATTATATTGAAAATATGGAAGGGTTTAAGATAGAGCCTTTGATTTTTCAAAGTCAAAAAGTTAATTTAGAAAAATACAAAATAACACAATTTGACACTATATAA
- the rodA gene encoding rod shape-determining protein RodA: MLKNFKIDLRLIKEIDKTVVMSTTLLVLYGILNVYMCTKGNYGFYFAKQQFFWFVLSIIALYFFVAIDYTIIFNYVPIFYWGSVILLLAAKIPGIGVVVNGARGWIRVGGFQLQPAELAKLGIILMLAKKLDEMDGEINDIKNFFTLVIYALIPVVFIVTQPDMGMTMVCFFIVLGIFYIAGLDMKIIGGGLLSLVLLIVIVWNSGLIQSYQKQRFTGFLNPEAADATSGYHLTQSLIGIGSGGILGSRPSLKVDGTTGYAAQNVPEVQTDFIFAAIAEQWGLIGAIILLTLYGFLIYKMISIARTSKDIFGSIICVGIISYFLFAIFQNIGMTIGLLPITGITLPLISYGGSSLLTTIMSIALVLNIGMRRKKIHF; this comes from the coding sequence TTGCTTAAAAATTTCAAAATTGACTTAAGATTAATAAAAGAAATTGATAAAACTGTAGTGATGTCTACAACACTTTTGGTATTATACGGAATTTTAAACGTGTATATGTGTACTAAAGGTAATTATGGCTTTTATTTTGCAAAACAACAATTTTTTTGGTTTGTTTTATCTATAATTGCACTTTATTTTTTTGTTGCAATAGATTATACAATAATATTTAATTATGTTCCAATTTTTTATTGGGGTTCAGTAATATTACTTTTAGCTGCTAAGATACCAGGAATTGGTGTGGTGGTAAATGGGGCTAGAGGGTGGATTAGAGTTGGAGGATTTCAATTACAACCAGCTGAACTTGCAAAGCTCGGAATTATACTTATGCTGGCTAAAAAATTAGACGAGATGGATGGAGAAATAAATGATATTAAAAATTTCTTTACTCTTGTTATTTATGCATTGATACCAGTTGTATTTATCGTAACTCAACCTGATATGGGTATGACTATGGTTTGTTTCTTTATAGTTCTTGGTATATTTTATATAGCAGGACTTGATATGAAAATAATAGGTGGAGGATTATTAAGTTTAGTACTATTAATAGTTATAGTCTGGAATTCTGGTCTTATTCAATCATATCAAAAACAAAGATTTACAGGATTTTTAAATCCTGAAGCGGCAGATGCCACATCGGGATATCACTTAACACAGTCATTAATAGGAATAGGTTCAGGTGGAATACTTGGAAGTAGACCATCATTAAAGGTTGATGGAACAACAGGGTACGCGGCTCAAAATGTTCCAGAAGTTCAAACAGATTTTATATTTGCAGCAATAGCTGAACAGTGGGGTCTTATTGGGGCAATAATATTGTTAACGCTATATGGTTTTTTAATATATAAAATGATTTCTATTGCAAGAACATCAAAGGATATTTTTGGATCTATTATATGTGTTGGAATAATCTCATACTTCTTATTTGCAATATTTCAAAATATAGGTATGACAATTGGACTATTACCTATAACAGGAATAACATTACCATTAATAAGTTATGGTGGAAGTTCACTTTTAACAACTATTATGTCTATAGCTTTAGTATTGAATATAGGTATGAGAAGAAAAAAAATACATTTTTAG
- the rpmA gene encoding 50S ribosomal protein L27 produces the protein MLIMNLQLFAHKKGVGSSKNGRDSESKRLGVKSTDGEFVLAGNIIVRQRGTKIHPGNNVGRGKDDTLFAKIDGVVKFERVGKDKKKASVYPVDVEAIAE, from the coding sequence ATGTTAATTATGAACCTTCAATTATTCGCTCATAAAAAAGGAGTGGGTAGTTCTAAGAATGGTAGAGACTCTGAATCTAAGAGATTAGGAGTTAAATCTACAGACGGAGAATTTGTTCTTGCTGGAAACATCATAGTAAGACAAAGAGGAACTAAGATTCACCCAGGAAACAACGTTGGTAGAGGTAAAGATGATACTTTATTCGCAAAAATCGACGGAGTTGTTAAATTTGAAAGAGTGGGTAAAGATAAGAAAAAAGCTAGTGTTTACCCAGTAGACGTTGAAGCAATAGCTGAATAA
- a CDS encoding TIGR03960 family B12-binding radical SAM protein, which produces MNKISDDILFKVEKPCRYTGGELNQVIKDLKEVNIRFAFCFPDVYEVGMSHLGSRILYHTINKRNDTYCERTFAPWPDMEEQLRKNNIPLFTLETQDSLSEFDILGFTLQYEMSYTNILNMLDMSGITIRASERGEDEPIVMAGGPCAYNPEPLYDIVDFFEIGEGEEMMDDVLEVYKKYKGKGKKKEFLREISKIQGIYVPSLYDVTYKEDGTIKEFKPKYDDVSKVVTKRIINNYTDVDFPENIIVPYTEVVHDRVVLETFRGCTNGCRFCQAGMIYRPVREKKREDLVKQARELVKNTGYQEISLSSLSTCDYSEIEKLIKDLMEEHEPNKVGIALPSIRVDAFSVDLIKEIQKVRKTGLTFAPEAGSQRMRDIINKGLTEERILEAAKSAFESGWSKLKLYFMIGLPYENIEDCAAIGELAEKIVAKYYEIPKGVRNKGLRVTVSTSILVPKPFTPFQWSAMERMEIVNKKINAVKDSIKTRAINYNYHEQKTSFMESLFARGDRRLCDVLIKAFEKGAKFDGWSEYFKYDSWMESLEECNVDGEFYVYRERDYSEILPWDFINIGVNRKYLEIENEKAKREELTQNCRKGCTGCGVNVNFKEGECFEGAILN; this is translated from the coding sequence ATGAACAAAATTTCAGATGATATTTTATTTAAGGTTGAAAAGCCATGTAGATATACAGGGGGAGAATTAAATCAAGTTATTAAAGACTTAAAAGAAGTTAATATAAGATTTGCATTTTGTTTTCCAGATGTTTATGAGGTAGGAATGTCCCATTTAGGAAGCAGAATACTTTATCATACAATAAATAAAAGAAATGATACATATTGTGAAAGAACATTTGCACCATGGCCAGATATGGAGGAGCAATTAAGAAAAAATAATATTCCATTATTTACGTTAGAAACTCAAGATTCATTAAGTGAATTTGATATATTAGGATTTACATTACAATATGAAATGAGTTATACAAACATATTAAATATGCTTGATATGTCAGGAATAACAATTAGAGCGTCAGAAAGAGGCGAGGATGAGCCAATTGTTATGGCTGGTGGGCCTTGTGCATATAATCCAGAACCTTTATATGACATAGTGGATTTCTTTGAAATTGGTGAAGGCGAAGAAATGATGGATGACGTTTTAGAAGTATATAAAAAGTATAAGGGGAAGGGTAAGAAGAAAGAATTCTTAAGAGAAATATCAAAAATTCAAGGTATTTATGTGCCTTCATTATATGATGTTACTTATAAGGAAGATGGAACAATAAAAGAATTTAAACCTAAATATGATGATGTTTCTAAGGTTGTTACAAAGAGAATTATAAATAATTATACAGATGTTGATTTTCCAGAGAACATCATAGTTCCTTATACAGAAGTAGTACACGATAGAGTGGTACTAGAAACATTTAGAGGATGTACTAATGGATGTAGATTCTGCCAAGCAGGAATGATTTATAGACCAGTTAGAGAAAAGAAAAGAGAAGACTTAGTAAAACAAGCTAGAGAATTGGTTAAAAATACAGGATATCAAGAAATTTCATTATCATCATTAAGTACATGTGATTATTCTGAAATAGAAAAATTAATAAAAGATTTAATGGAAGAACATGAACCAAATAAGGTTGGAATAGCGTTGCCGTCAATAAGAGTAGATGCTTTTTCAGTTGATTTAATAAAGGAAATTCAAAAAGTTAGAAAAACAGGTTTAACTTTTGCTCCAGAAGCTGGATCTCAAAGAATGAGAGATATAATAAATAAAGGGTTAACTGAAGAAAGAATATTAGAGGCAGCAAAGAGTGCATTTGAATCAGGTTGGAGTAAATTAAAGCTTTACTTTATGATTGGATTACCATATGAGAATATAGAGGATTGTGCTGCTATTGGAGAATTAGCCGAAAAAATAGTTGCAAAATATTATGAAATTCCTAAAGGTGTTAGAAATAAGGGACTTAGAGTTACCGTTAGTACTTCAATATTAGTACCAAAGCCATTTACACCATTCCAATGGAGTGCTATGGAAAGAATGGAAATTGTAAATAAGAAAATAAATGCTGTAAAAGATTCAATAAAAACTAGAGCGATAAATTATAATTATCATGAGCAAAAAACATCATTTATGGAATCATTATTTGCTAGAGGTGACAGAAGATTATGTGATGTTTTAATAAAAGCTTTTGAAAAAGGTGCTAAATTTGATGGATGGTCAGAATATTTTAAATATGATTCATGGATGGAATCACTAGAAGAATGTAATGTAGATGGAGAATTCTATGTATATAGAGAAAGAGATTATTCAGAGATATTACCTTGGGATTTTATTAATATTGGAGTAAATAGAAAATATTTAGAAATAGAAAATGAAAAAGCTAAAAGAGAAGAGTTAACACAAAACTGTAGAAAGGGATGCACAGGATGCGGTGTTAATGTGAACTTTAAGGAAGGGGAATGTTTCGAAGGTGCGATACTTAATTAA